The DNA segment AATTCCATGCGGTCTGTCCATGTCGGATTAAATATAATAGCATAATGTACTTTTAATGAAACTTTCAGCAGGTCCCGGCATGATGCGCTGCAAAGCTGTCCCGTCTCAGTTTACCAGGCCGATTCTGTTTATCGGATTATAGATGAACTTCACTTTTGCCTCGACAAGAGCAAACGGGATGGGTCCGAGGAACCTGCTGTCGAAGCTGTTGACTCTGTTATCGCCCAGAACAAAATACGCGTTTTCAGGAATCCTCTGCGAAACGATGGTATCCGTAGATCGATATTTGACGAAGGGCTCGTCCAGCAGGCGCCCGTTGATGTACACGTACCCATTGAACATGGAAATGGTTTCTCCCGGCATTCCGATGACTCGTTTCACGTAGAAATCGTCTTCTCTCCCGCTGGTAAAAATGATGATGTCAAAACGCAGTATGTCTTCCGGATCGGCGGCGAATCCTGCGATATAATCGGACTGTTTCAGCGTCGGGCTCATCGACTCTGACGGGACGAGGTAAAATTTTATCTGTTTGATATCGAACAGGTAAAGGACAAGGGCGAAGAAAGCCAACGCCAGCCAAGGGGATAGGCGTCCTTTTTTCATTTTTTTGCACGGTCCCCCCCACCGGATAATGGAATTTCGAATGTATTGTTTTTCAATCTACTTCAGCCCCAGTTTTTTCATTTTTTTGTGGAGAGTGTTGCGGTTGATGCCAAGCATTTCAGCCGCTCGAAGTTGATTCCCCCTGCAGCGGGCCAAAATTTTTTGGATCAACGGTTTTTCCAGTCTCTCCAGCAACTGATCGTAAATGGCGATTTCAGACGATAAGGAGAGCAATTCTCGTTCCACCAGATCGCTCCACGAGGCGCCCGACTCAGCGGCGGGTTTCTGTCCGCCGGCGGGCAGGGCGAGCGCGATATGTTCGGTGGTTATCGTCTGTTCGATCTGCATTACCATGATTCTCTTGATCAGGTTTTCGAGTTCGCGCACGTTCCCGGGCCATGAATAGGCTTCGAGCAGTTCGAGTGCGGCTGGGTCTATAACGCGCGGCTCGGTATTCATCTCATCTGCAAACCGCTGAATGAAATAAGCGGCAAGCTCGGGGATGTCTTCTTTCCGCTCCCGCAGAGGAGGCAGCTTTATCGGCACGACATTCAACCGGTAGTACAGATCCTCTCGAAAGCGGCCTTCTGCGAGTTCGATATCGAGGTTCCGGTTTGTGGCCGCCACCACGCGCACGTCAACTTTCAGTGTGCCATGGCCGCCGACGGGCTCCACCTCGTGTTCCTGCAACACGCGCAGCAGTTTTCCCTGCAAATCGAGGCTGATGTCGGAAACCTCGTCAAGAAAGAGAGTGCCGCCTTGCGCCTGCACGAATTTGCCGGTGCGGTTGGAGGTGGCGCCGGTGAAGGCGCCTTTGATGTGTCCGAACATCTCGCTCTCCAGAAGGTTCTCGGGAATAGCGACGCAATTGACCGGCACAAATGGGCGCGATGAGCGGCGGCTGTTGTAATGAATTGCTCGCGCAACCATCTCCTTGCCGGTTCCGCTTTCGCCCTGAATCAGCACCGTTGCATCTTTATCTGCAACTCGACCAATCTTCTTATACACATCCTGCATTTTCTCGGATGTGCCGACGAGATTGTTGATATCGTATTTGCGGCGAAGGTTAGCCCGCAACTCCAAATTTTCGCGGGCAAGCGCCTGAGCCTTCAGTGCTTTTTGAACCGTCAGCTCGAGCTGCTCGACATCAAACGGTTTGGTGAGGTAGTCGTACGCTCCCCATTTCATCGCTTCGATCGCCGTCATCATTGTTCCGTACGCCGTGATGATGATAACCGCGAGGTCGGGCTGAATCAGCCTGGCCTGAGAAAGCGCTTCCAGTCCACTCATTCCCGGCATGCGAATATCCATCAAGAGCACGTCATACGTCGATTCTCTCAGCTTCTGCAGTGCGTCGCCGGCGACCGCAACCGCGTCTGAATCGTATTTGGGCGGTGCAAACGTCTTGTTCAGCACCCACCTCATACTCTCGTCGTCGTCCGCGATCAGGATCCTTGCCATTCCACAAGCTTCTCCATCAAATATGCCCTCTGATCGATCTAAACGATATCGAAAACGTCGTCCCGATTCCCTCTCTGCTCATAACATCGATCGTTGCGCGGTGTTCCTCTATGATCCGATGCGAAAGCGCGAGACCGA comes from the Candidatus Abyssobacteria bacterium SURF_5 genome and includes:
- the lepB gene encoding signal peptidase I, with the translated sequence MKKGRLSPWLALAFFALVLYLFDIKQIKFYLVPSESMSPTLKQSDYIAGFAADPEDILRFDIIIFTSGREDDFYVKRVIGMPGETISMFNGYVYINGRLLDEPFVKYRSTDTIVSQRIPENAYFVLGDNRVNSFDSRFLGPIPFALVEAKVKFIYNPINRIGLVN
- a CDS encoding sigma-54-dependent Fis family transcriptional regulator → MARILIADDDESMRWVLNKTFAPPKYDSDAVAVAGDALQKLRESTYDVLLMDIRMPGMSGLEALSQARLIQPDLAVIIITAYGTMMTAIEAMKWGAYDYLTKPFDVEQLELTVQKALKAQALARENLELRANLRRKYDINNLVGTSEKMQDVYKKIGRVADKDATVLIQGESGTGKEMVARAIHYNSRRSSRPFVPVNCVAIPENLLESEMFGHIKGAFTGATSNRTGKFVQAQGGTLFLDEVSDISLDLQGKLLRVLQEHEVEPVGGHGTLKVDVRVVAATNRNLDIELAEGRFREDLYYRLNVVPIKLPPLRERKEDIPELAAYFIQRFADEMNTEPRVIDPAALELLEAYSWPGNVRELENLIKRIMVMQIEQTITTEHIALALPAGGQKPAAESGASWSDLVERELLSLSSEIAIYDQLLERLEKPLIQKILARCRGNQLRAAEMLGINRNTLHKKMKKLGLK